A single genomic interval of Anopheles marshallii chromosome 2, idAnoMarsDA_429_01, whole genome shotgun sequence harbors:
- the LOC128709238 gene encoding uncharacterized protein LOC128709238 — MVSIMDVESDRQVCDNRVIVSQSAVSQKSIDLDISLRPIISSTADRDTGNLEPVAHVVTGTVANLPETPQQSGPSAGLPGYQHDVTDTDLAKRSMKLNLVDTAHIGNTRDIALPAELINAASSSTDVGAASAGTVVTTTAAIIMKHRKLKERTFSDEIGSPKSPAATVEVVDDRKALRDALYQGIFHRHRRTIFAVGSFLRMLKSRNSSYNTIRSSSEGEDDTK; from the exons ATGGTTTCAATTATGGATGTAGAATCGGATAGACAGGTCTGTGATAATCGGGTAATAGTGTCGCAAAGTGCGGTTAGCCAAAAATCGATTGATCTAGATATCTCGCTCAGGCCAATCATCTCATCGACAGCAGATCGCGATACGGGTAATTTGGAGCCGGTGGCACACGTGGTAACTGGTACGGTCGCCAACCTGCCGGAAACACCGCAGCAATCCGGCCCGTCCGCCGGGTTACCGGGCTACCAACACGATGTTACCGATACGGATCTGGCGAAGAGAAGCATGAAGTTAAACTTAGTAGATACAGCTCACATCGGGAACACTCGCGATATTGCACTACCAGCGGAGTTGATCAACGCAGCATCTTCAAGCACCGATGTTGGTGCTGCTAGTGCGGGCACTGTTGTTACCACTACGGCCGCTATCATCATGAAACATCGCAAACTGAAGGAACGAACGTTCAGCGATGAAATTGGCTCACCCAAATCACCTGCCGCAACAG TAGAAGTAGTCGACGACCGTAAGGCACTAAGGGATGCACTGTACCAAGGAATCTTTCATCGACATCGTCGAACGATCTTCGCGGTAGGAAGCTTTTTGCGAATGCTGAAAAGTCGAAACTCCTCATACAACACGATACGCAGCTCGTCGGAGGGGGAAGATGACACGAAGTAA